From the genome of Roseofilum capinflatum BLCC-M114, one region includes:
- a CDS encoding MBOAT family O-acyltransferase, which translates to MLFTSFTFFVFVLITFILYYLPLFKGIQVPILVISSFIFYAWSSPALLLLLIISIGINVLTSFKICHTEKRQVRILWAVLGVAANLGVLGLFKYGALLTNLFTTFLNINPTPEDALIQTLLHLPLPIGISFYTFQGISLVVDVLRQQDAEWEVRKQQEKYFVHLTPIRYLLNTSFFLSFFPQLVAGPIVRANDFYPQIARKYFQDIPWELVFRALVSGYFLKMVIADNIKDYTFWITYPYYQSQGTLTNLVLLFGYSMQIFADFAGYSLIAIGLAASFGYTLPENFNFPYISRSIAEFWRRWHISLSTWLKYYLYIPLGGNRKGEIRTYLNLMIVMTLGGLWHGAAWSYAVWGMFHGMGLAVERLLGWDRVSQSSDRDRIQWKPFLTDTIRVLAVFTFVSFGWLLFKLPEFSQAVDFMVTLARNTQVKPALIRIIPVLLFSLPVLLYHLPHFPNLQSKGAELLGSGTGKKLQVLSFGLMLALIILNKGSSNAFIYFQF; encoded by the coding sequence ATGTTATTCACGAGCTTTACTTTCTTCGTTTTTGTTCTGATTACCTTTATCCTTTATTACTTACCCCTTTTTAAGGGCATACAGGTTCCGATTCTCGTTATTTCTAGTTTTATCTTTTATGCCTGGAGTTCTCCAGCTCTGCTATTATTACTCATTATCTCGATTGGCATCAATGTTTTAACCAGCTTCAAAATTTGCCATACAGAGAAGCGACAAGTTAGGATTCTCTGGGCCGTTTTGGGAGTAGCCGCCAATTTAGGGGTGTTGGGATTATTTAAGTACGGTGCATTGCTCACCAACCTATTTACAACCTTCTTGAATATTAATCCCACTCCAGAAGATGCCCTCATACAAACCCTTTTACATCTACCTCTCCCCATCGGCATCTCCTTCTACACCTTCCAAGGCATTAGTTTAGTCGTCGATGTCCTGCGTCAGCAAGATGCTGAATGGGAAGTCAGAAAACAACAAGAGAAATATTTTGTCCATCTTACCCCTATTCGCTATTTACTCAACACCTCCTTTTTTCTGTCCTTTTTCCCGCAACTGGTCGCTGGCCCCATTGTCAGAGCCAATGATTTTTATCCGCAAATTGCGAGAAAATATTTTCAGGATATCCCTTGGGAACTGGTTTTTCGGGCCCTGGTGTCTGGCTATTTCTTGAAAATGGTGATCGCCGATAACATAAAAGACTATACCTTCTGGATTACCTATCCCTATTATCAAAGTCAAGGCACTCTGACGAACCTAGTCTTGTTATTTGGTTATTCCATGCAAATTTTTGCCGATTTTGCCGGATATTCCTTAATCGCGATCGGTTTAGCGGCATCCTTTGGCTATACTCTACCCGAAAACTTCAATTTCCCCTATATTTCCCGCTCCATTGCCGAATTTTGGCGACGGTGGCATATTTCTTTATCGACCTGGTTAAAATATTATCTCTACATTCCCCTAGGAGGGAATCGGAAAGGTGAAATCCGAACCTATCTTAATTTAATGATTGTCATGACTCTGGGGGGATTATGGCATGGAGCGGCTTGGAGTTATGCAGTATGGGGGATGTTTCATGGTATGGGGTTAGCGGTAGAGCGATTATTGGGATGGGATCGTGTATCTCAATCTAGCGATCGCGATAGAATCCAATGGAAGCCATTCTTGACCGATACTATCCGAGTCTTAGCGGTATTTACGTTTGTTTCTTTCGGCTGGCTTTTATTTAAGCTTCCTGAGTTTAGTCAAGCGGTTGACTTCATGGTAACCCTGGCTAGAAATACTCAGGTGAAACCTGCTCTAATTCGCATTATTCCAGTCTTGCTCTTCTCTCTCCCTGTCTTACTGTATCATTTGCCTCATTTTCCCAATCTGCAAAGCAAAGGGGCGGAACTTCTTGGATCTGGAACCGGAAAAAAATTACAGGTCTTAAGTTTTGGATTGATGCTGGCATTGATAATTCTGAATAAAGGAAGTTCTAATGCGTTTATCTATTTTCAATTCTAA
- a CDS encoding sugar-binding domain-containing protein: MKKRLVQFLGLFCIGWITLSCMGDLGYTSAPDGGFSCRTLQVTSYPALTEVPENGDRAQVYLNGVWDFQPAIASTTTPPQSNWGKIRVPGDWRRENAQSVPGVLSRGTGDPWKGFNGETLAQAWYQKQVNIPSGWEGRRILLSLERVSTDASLYINNRPCGEVNWPYGAVDITSMVNPGAENNLSLLVRAIPDRDDKAVIMGPNEIYTTEAKLDSRGLIGEVRLLSIPQGALISDVFVQPSTRKQQIQVDVELTDVRQAGSVEITAKMLDEQGQVEREFTATKPVKAQSVQTLNLVWDWQNPRLWDVEQPNLYTLRLQVKGEGIEDTYDQSFGFREFWIEGKQFYLNGTEIRLRPIYHKDNWQGWAVGIPEAIDRMIEGYQWAGFNIAELWPWNHDERGRWHFRELLSERADLKGFPIIAPALDMTPLGWSKQWKKEEKRKDWEERMERELRRYRNHPSILFWATSPNFLGHGDDQNPRRVGIKNVVGTLGSRESDRRWQERRLMVEAAVEKIKHSDPTRPVMVHQGASVGDIYALNSYLNLMPLQEREEWLSHWSKQGEMPYLVVEFGTPIFTTMMRSRDGVAKAMHSEPWMTEFSAIYLGSKAYELETSAYRDKIRQQFIADQDYQNWHHQPELDFAPAFQELQQLFSRNTWRSWRTFGITGGMIPWQDGHGWEISEKGREWVTRDAFQKGDRGPYLESIPKYFGEYFQPDSYRIYPGGKAILDNNGATLAWIAGGDGAFTAKDHSYRVGEGLQKQIVLVNDDRQMQPFKLNWEVVVEGETVAKGDRAGTLDPATTRFFPVEVALSDTEMIRPNVSWPLQGEIRLKAEIGDRKNQQEDSFQFRIFEGLKPNHSQVALSLYDPVGKTTRILEQLGYDIVPWDGQQTARLVVIGREVLSQDYELPGDLADFVRQGGRVMICSQHPDWLRDRLGWRVAPHISRRVFPVHPNHRAIEGLDAEDLLDWRGNSTLIEAYPNTLQEAGKLSPKGYPWYGWHWGNQGGVSSAAIEKFHYGSWRPILEAEFDLAYTPLMELEYGQGRLIWNQLDWEDHVPLDAAATRLTEAILDYGVTEPLRPKVKNVVFLGSDRQAAQLDDLGLLYQRVDRFSPSADLVILGEGITVQEEALRDYLNRGGRLLVLPRKEGELLGVKVAQVKDFPGSLNVPQWPETQGLSASDLRSRSGYDTWLIQSGGEMAADGLLSRLQVGNGVALFCQIDPEWLLADSQTYLRFTRWRQTRAISEILANLGATFKSDETLFESIQPQKRFGFWTSPHPVYHSDYRMDFELGDDPYRYYRW, encoded by the coding sequence ATGAAGAAAAGGTTAGTACAGTTCTTGGGACTATTTTGTATAGGCTGGATTACGTTAAGCTGTATGGGCGATCTTGGCTATACCTCAGCACCGGATGGGGGGTTTTCTTGTAGAACGCTCCAGGTTACCAGTTATCCAGCACTGACTGAAGTTCCGGAAAATGGCGATCGCGCTCAAGTCTACCTGAATGGGGTATGGGATTTTCAACCGGCGATCGCCTCTACCACCACTCCCCCCCAAAGCAATTGGGGCAAAATTCGTGTTCCTGGGGACTGGAGACGGGAAAACGCCCAATCAGTCCCCGGTGTCCTTTCCCGTGGTACTGGCGACCCTTGGAAGGGCTTTAACGGAGAAACGTTAGCCCAGGCTTGGTATCAAAAACAGGTAAATATTCCGTCTGGGTGGGAAGGACGTAGAATTCTCCTCAGTTTGGAGCGGGTTAGCACGGATGCCAGTTTGTATATTAATAACCGACCTTGTGGTGAAGTGAATTGGCCTTATGGGGCTGTAGATATTACTTCAATGGTTAATCCGGGAGCAGAGAATAATCTCAGTCTTTTGGTTCGTGCCATTCCCGATCGCGATGATAAAGCGGTAATTATGGGGCCGAATGAAATTTACACCACTGAAGCTAAATTAGACTCTCGCGGTTTGATTGGCGAAGTGCGATTATTAAGTATTCCCCAAGGTGCATTGATTAGCGATGTCTTTGTACAACCTTCCACCCGCAAACAACAAATACAAGTTGATGTTGAACTCACAGATGTTAGACAAGCGGGTTCAGTGGAAATTACAGCAAAAATGCTGGATGAACAGGGTCAAGTGGAACGGGAATTTACAGCAACAAAACCCGTTAAAGCACAGTCAGTTCAAACTCTAAACTTAGTCTGGGATTGGCAAAATCCTCGATTGTGGGATGTGGAGCAGCCGAATTTATATACGCTCCGATTGCAAGTGAAAGGAGAGGGGATTGAGGATACCTACGATCAATCCTTTGGTTTTCGAGAATTTTGGATTGAAGGCAAACAATTCTACTTAAACGGCACAGAAATTCGTCTGCGTCCTATTTACCATAAGGATAATTGGCAAGGTTGGGCGGTGGGTATTCCTGAAGCGATCGATCGCATGATTGAGGGGTATCAGTGGGCTGGATTCAATATTGCCGAACTTTGGCCCTGGAATCATGATGAACGGGGACGATGGCATTTTCGCGAGCTGTTGAGCGAACGGGCGGATTTAAAGGGATTTCCTATCATTGCACCGGCTCTAGATATGACTCCTTTGGGGTGGTCAAAGCAGTGGAAAAAGGAAGAAAAACGCAAAGATTGGGAAGAGAGAATGGAGCGGGAATTACGTCGTTATCGCAATCATCCGTCTATTCTCTTTTGGGCAACGAGTCCTAATTTTTTGGGTCATGGTGACGATCAAAATCCGCGTCGAGTTGGGATCAAGAATGTTGTGGGAACTTTGGGTTCACGAGAGAGCGATCGCCGTTGGCAAGAAAGAAGACTCATGGTTGAAGCGGCAGTGGAAAAGATTAAGCACTCCGATCCGACTCGACCGGTGATGGTTCATCAAGGAGCATCGGTGGGAGATATTTATGCTCTCAATTCTTATTTGAATTTGATGCCTCTACAGGAACGGGAAGAGTGGCTTTCCCATTGGAGCAAACAGGGAGAGATGCCCTATTTAGTGGTTGAGTTTGGTACGCCGATATTTACGACGATGATGCGAAGTCGCGATGGTGTAGCGAAGGCGATGCATTCAGAACCTTGGATGACGGAGTTTAGCGCGATTTATTTGGGTAGTAAGGCTTATGAGTTAGAAACGTCAGCTTACCGAGACAAGATTCGCCAGCAGTTTATTGCAGACCAAGACTATCAAAACTGGCATCATCAGCCGGAATTGGATTTTGCACCGGCTTTTCAGGAATTACAGCAATTATTTAGTCGGAATACTTGGCGCAGTTGGCGAACGTTTGGCATCACGGGGGGGATGATTCCTTGGCAAGATGGCCATGGCTGGGAAATTTCTGAAAAGGGTCGAGAGTGGGTGACTAGAGATGCTTTTCAGAAAGGCGATCGAGGGCCCTATTTGGAGAGTATTCCCAAGTATTTTGGGGAGTATTTTCAGCCGGATAGTTATCGAATTTATCCGGGTGGAAAAGCGATTTTAGATAATAATGGGGCAACTCTGGCTTGGATTGCTGGAGGCGATGGGGCGTTTACGGCTAAAGACCATAGCTATCGGGTGGGAGAAGGTCTACAGAAACAAATTGTGCTGGTTAATGACGATCGCCAAATGCAACCGTTTAAGTTGAATTGGGAGGTGGTGGTTGAAGGGGAAACAGTGGCAAAAGGCGATCGCGCAGGAACTCTCGATCCAGCAACCACTCGTTTTTTCCCGGTGGAAGTGGCTTTATCGGATACAGAAATGATTCGCCCAAATGTAAGCTGGCCTTTACAGGGAGAAATCCGTCTCAAGGCGGAAATCGGCGATCGCAAAAATCAACAAGAAGACTCTTTTCAATTCCGAATTTTTGAGGGTTTAAAGCCAAATCATTCTCAAGTGGCGCTTTCTCTCTACGATCCAGTGGGAAAAACTACCCGAATTCTGGAGCAATTGGGGTATGATATCGTTCCCTGGGATGGACAACAAACAGCGCGATTAGTGGTAATTGGGCGCGAGGTGCTATCCCAAGACTATGAACTGCCAGGGGATTTAGCCGATTTTGTGCGTCAGGGGGGGCGAGTGATGATTTGTAGTCAACATCCGGATTGGCTCAGAGATCGGTTAGGGTGGCGAGTGGCTCCCCATATCAGTCGCCGCGTGTTTCCTGTTCATCCCAATCATCGGGCAATTGAGGGATTGGATGCAGAAGATTTACTCGATTGGCGCGGTAATAGTACGTTAATTGAAGCCTATCCCAATACTCTCCAGGAGGCAGGGAAATTGAGTCCTAAAGGTTATCCTTGGTACGGTTGGCATTGGGGTAATCAAGGAGGTGTGAGTAGCGCTGCGATTGAGAAGTTTCACTATGGCTCGTGGCGACCCATTCTAGAGGCTGAGTTCGATCTGGCTTATACGCCTCTGATGGAGTTGGAGTACGGTCAAGGGCGTTTAATTTGGAATCAGTTGGATTGGGAAGACCATGTGCCTTTAGATGCTGCGGCAACTCGTTTGACAGAGGCAATTCTGGATTATGGGGTGACGGAGCCTTTGAGACCCAAGGTTAAGAATGTGGTGTTTTTGGGGAGCGATCGCCAGGCTGCCCAATTAGATGATTTAGGCTTACTCTATCAGAGGGTCGATCGATTTTCTCCCTCTGCCGATTTGGTCATCCTAGGAGAAGGAATCACCGTTCAGGAAGAAGCTCTCAGAGATTATCTAAATCGGGGGGGTAGGCTGTTGGTTTTACCCCGAAAAGAGGGGGAACTGTTAGGGGTGAAAGTCGCACAGGTTAAGGATTTTCCGGGTTCTTTGAACGTGCCCCAATGGCCAGAAACTCAAGGATTAAGTGCTTCCGATTTGCGATCGCGCTCCGGTTATGATACCTGGTTAATTCAATCGGGTGGGGAAATGGCTGCCGATGGCTTATTGAGCCGCTTACAAGTGGGTAATGGGGTGGCTCTTTTTTGTCAAATTGATCCAGAGTGGTTACTGGCAGATAGTCAAACTTATTTGCGGTTTACTCGCTGGCGACAGACCAGGGCAATTTCAGAGATTCTGGCTAATTTGGGAGCTACATTTAAGTCAGACGAAACCCTCTTTGAATCGATTCAACCCCAAAAACGATTCGGTTTCTGGACTTCACCTCACCCAGTTTACCATTCCGATTACCGCATGGACTTTGAGTTAGGCGACGATCCCTATCGCTATTATCGCTGGTAA
- a CDS encoding exostosin domain-containing protein — translation MKDKLRLTTLGIELAREEQFPDGCPILKAWRGNYSPHFNQVIQETLEIVETSEADGFILPSNVSFYSAEKIAEIGEIVSKLKLPAIGFDISNERRKPAWLDYIIRFSWYGSFQESGGIISPAFLNSEGFDLLAELGIDNWEPSEKEEYPTVSFCGREGGKIGLAIWRMMPKTLTRKMAANFFCGTTRGIRATCCYPLRVDTMQILEKDARIKTDFMGRGQVGMGPKEQGQRRKQFLQNLQNNAYALCSRGTDNYSWRFYEALSLGKIPILIDTDCVLPLEDEIAWDDVIVRVPSTRLPELPDRLWEWHNRFSDSEFRDLQRQLRSLFERLTPAQFYPALLKKIL, via the coding sequence ATGAAAGATAAACTAAGATTAACGACTCTAGGCATTGAATTGGCACGGGAAGAACAATTTCCTGATGGATGTCCTATTTTGAAAGCATGGCGAGGAAACTATTCACCACATTTCAATCAAGTCATTCAAGAAACTTTAGAAATTGTGGAAACTTCGGAAGCAGATGGCTTTATATTACCGTCTAATGTTTCATTTTATTCTGCTGAAAAGATTGCAGAAATTGGAGAAATAGTCTCTAAACTAAAATTGCCTGCCATCGGTTTTGATATTAGTAATGAGCGACGAAAACCTGCTTGGTTAGACTATATCATCCGTTTCTCTTGGTATGGTTCGTTTCAGGAATCGGGGGGAATTATTAGTCCTGCATTTCTGAATTCTGAAGGTTTTGATTTACTCGCAGAGCTAGGGATTGACAACTGGGAACCGTCAGAAAAAGAAGAGTATCCTACGGTTAGTTTTTGTGGTCGAGAAGGAGGAAAAATAGGGCTGGCAATTTGGAGAATGATGCCCAAAACATTAACTCGGAAAATGGCGGCTAATTTCTTTTGTGGGACTACTCGTGGTATTCGAGCCACTTGTTGTTATCCCCTACGAGTAGATACGATGCAAATCCTAGAAAAAGATGCTCGAATTAAAACGGATTTTATGGGGCGCGGTCAGGTGGGAATGGGGCCAAAAGAACAAGGACAACGACGTAAGCAGTTTTTGCAAAACTTACAAAATAATGCTTATGCTCTATGCTCTCGTGGGACAGATAACTATAGTTGGCGATTTTATGAAGCACTTTCTTTAGGTAAAATACCGATTTTGATTGATACGGATTGTGTGTTGCCTTTAGAGGATGAAATTGCGTGGGATGATGTAATTGTCAGAGTGCCCTCAACTCGTTTGCCTGAATTGCCCGATCGCCTCTGGGAATGGCATAATCGATTCTCGGATTCTGAATTTCGCGATCTACAGCGACAGTTGCGATCGCTCTTTGAGCGCTTAACACCCGCACAATTTTATCCCGCTCTATTGAAAAAAATACTGTAG
- a CDS encoding glycosyltransferase family 4 protein, translating to MRVLHLANSDGGGAGRAAYRLHRGLRDSDIDSQMLVQHKTHDDRTVTVDPSTLSKLISKLKLSEHLDKLPLKRYPDRDRTDFSLQWVMDKIPSRVEQLKADVINLHWICNGFVQIESLAKFRRPLVWTLHDMWPFTGGCHYTPECDRYMESCGKCPILHSLNPVDVSQRVWKRKAQAWKSLNLTIISPSTWLADCAKSSSLLRDRRIEVIPHGLDTQIYKPIDREMARQLLNLPQDKQLVLFGALYPNSDRRKGFHLLQPALQRLSQSGWKDRIELVIFGASRPEQPVDVGFKCHYLGRLHDDTSLVTAYAAADVMIVPSLQEAFGQTASESLACGTPVVAFAATGLKDIVEHQKTGYLAQPYEIEDLAMGITWVLDNPEQYPKLRQAARAKAAVEWTFERQANRYIDVFKDILS from the coding sequence GTGAGAGTTCTGCATTTAGCTAATTCAGATGGTGGGGGAGCTGGTCGTGCGGCCTATCGGTTGCATCGGGGATTACGAGATTCTGATATAGATTCTCAAATGTTGGTGCAACACAAAACTCATGACGATCGCACTGTGACTGTAGATCCTAGCACTCTGAGTAAACTAATATCCAAATTAAAACTGAGCGAACACTTAGATAAATTGCCGTTAAAGAGGTATCCCGATCGCGATCGCACTGATTTTTCACTACAGTGGGTTATGGATAAGATCCCATCTAGAGTTGAGCAGCTCAAAGCTGATGTGATTAACTTACACTGGATTTGCAATGGTTTTGTCCAGATTGAAAGTTTAGCGAAATTCCGCCGGCCGTTAGTGTGGACGCTCCATGATATGTGGCCCTTTACGGGAGGATGTCATTATACTCCAGAATGCGATCGCTACATGGAATCCTGCGGAAAATGCCCTATTCTACATAGCCTTAACCCTGTTGATGTATCGCAGCGGGTGTGGAAGCGTAAAGCGCAAGCCTGGAAGAGTCTGAATTTGACAATTATCAGTCCTTCAACGTGGTTAGCTGATTGTGCGAAATCAAGCTCGCTACTCAGAGATCGACGAATTGAAGTCATTCCCCATGGTTTAGATACGCAAATCTATAAACCGATTGATCGAGAAATGGCACGACAATTGCTGAATTTACCTCAAGACAAGCAACTGGTGCTATTTGGGGCATTGTATCCGAATAGCGATCGCCGTAAAGGATTCCATTTACTTCAACCTGCTCTACAACGCCTCAGTCAGTCGGGTTGGAAAGACCGGATAGAACTGGTGATTTTTGGGGCATCCCGACCCGAACAACCGGTTGATGTTGGCTTTAAATGCCACTATCTCGGCCGTTTACATGATGATACTTCTTTGGTAACGGCCTATGCTGCGGCGGATGTGATGATTGTGCCCTCACTTCAGGAAGCATTTGGGCAAACCGCTTCTGAATCTCTTGCTTGTGGTACTCCAGTAGTAGCATTTGCGGCAACTGGATTAAAAGATATTGTCGAACATCAGAAAACAGGCTATCTCGCACAGCCTTATGAAATTGAAGATTTAGCCATGGGAATCACCTGGGTACTGGATAATCCAGAACAATACCCAAAATTGCGACAAGCCGCTCGTGCTAAAGCGGCAGTTGAATGGACTTTCGAGCGGCAAGCGAACCGTTATATTGATGTTTTTAAGGATATCTTGAGTTAA
- a CDS encoding flippase, whose amino-acid sequence MLNKIKQIYKSRNLGMRQVLNNISWLFFDKILQMGLGLIVGVWVARYLGPNQFGLLSYAIAFVSLFNPLISLGLDGIVVRDLARNSEDKDEIIGTSFTLKLLTGLLVIILATSLSFAIKPDNIISNILIVILSIGSVFKSSQVIEFWFQSQVQAKYIVIAKRIVYLGISLVKILLIQAQATVIAFAIVSLAEIVFSSIALMIIYQIKGNKINLWKIRLNRAKLLLTDSWPIFFAGITIYIYSKIDQVMLGSLLEDTSELGFYSVAVKLSEMFDFLPMTINSSVLPKLTSLRKRDPEEYLKKYQNYFDLMLCLWLAVAIPTSLLSPWIINWLYGESYAPSIPILSIYVWAQFGSNFGVARSSYLLIENKQKYSLYFSLSGALINIALNLYLIPIMGATGATIATLATYFFVTILINFLIKDLYQIQIFILNVLNPVGVINRFKELLK is encoded by the coding sequence ATGCTTAACAAAATAAAACAAATTTATAAGAGTAGAAACTTGGGTATGCGCCAAGTATTGAATAATATTTCATGGCTCTTTTTTGATAAAATTTTGCAGATGGGCTTGGGACTCATTGTAGGAGTATGGGTTGCTCGTTATCTTGGACCGAATCAGTTTGGGTTGCTTAGTTATGCCATCGCCTTTGTTTCTTTGTTTAACCCTCTGATTAGTTTAGGACTAGACGGAATTGTAGTCCGCGATCTAGCGAGAAATTCAGAAGACAAGGATGAAATTATCGGCACAAGTTTTACTCTAAAGTTATTAACTGGCTTGCTAGTTATTATCTTAGCAACAAGTCTGAGTTTTGCTATTAAGCCAGATAATATCATTAGTAATATACTAATTGTGATTTTATCCATTGGAAGTGTCTTCAAATCATCTCAAGTAATTGAATTTTGGTTTCAATCTCAAGTTCAAGCCAAGTATATTGTCATTGCCAAGAGAATAGTTTATCTGGGGATTTCTTTGGTAAAAATTTTATTGATTCAAGCTCAAGCCACAGTAATTGCTTTTGCCATAGTAAGTCTTGCAGAAATTGTTTTCAGTTCTATTGCCTTGATGATAATTTATCAAATAAAAGGAAATAAAATAAATTTATGGAAAATACGATTAAATCGGGCTAAACTTCTACTGACAGATAGCTGGCCAATCTTTTTTGCGGGGATCACTATATATATATATTCTAAAATCGATCAAGTTATGCTCGGATCTTTACTAGAAGATACTTCAGAGCTTGGATTTTATTCAGTAGCGGTTAAACTCTCCGAAATGTTTGATTTTCTTCCCATGACAATTAATAGCTCTGTTCTGCCAAAACTAACCTCTCTGAGAAAGCGTGATCCTGAAGAATATCTTAAAAAATATCAAAATTATTTTGATTTAATGTTATGCTTATGGTTGGCTGTTGCCATTCCCACCTCTTTGTTGTCTCCCTGGATTATTAATTGGTTATATGGAGAATCCTATGCTCCTAGTATTCCCATTCTTTCTATCTACGTCTGGGCACAGTTTGGCAGCAATTTTGGTGTAGCAAGAAGTTCTTATTTGCTGATAGAAAATAAACAAAAATATTCTCTATACTTTAGCCTATCAGGTGCATTGATTAATATAGCTCTGAATCTTTATCTGATTCCAATAATGGGAGCTACAGGTGCAACAATTGCTACTCTAGCCACTTACTTTTTTGTAACTATACTAATCAATTTTTTGATTAAAGATCTATATCAAATCCAAATTTTTATTTTAAATGTATTGAATCCAGTTGGCGTAATAAATAGATTTAAGGAGTTACTGAAGTGA
- a CDS encoding O-antigen ligase family protein yields the protein MARMIRELLLGNPILLLLLACLGFLSTLLFFHLSSKNQKIGSFFNYLFAYIFVILSPVLTQPPLNYLHPINIAKQPSKQVLNFLPLFFYPLVFIVLWSKLFFFSKNIIQMSSIIFKKNPTFLLYIFLPPLSSAWSLAPRPTLEFGLALFITTFLSIYIASQYNWIELSKILRFSYLFIGLFSYVKQPPGSGDWTGITLSKNALGGILSICTALWFLEYSQGNKEAKSRYLALLFTVISFFLVRTGRSAGALISTIIIIAILLSLNFVKKLNFRWALTCIVVMMALNICVGLIVIENLEAIFTSLEKDMTLTGRTIIWPLILEEIYKSPWLGYGFGGFWQNWRGDDSPGYVIMTENGWSPPNAHNGFIDIFLAFGLIGLTLFIFSFINNILNAVYYLIEEKIELSGVPIIFIMYIVLNNITESTLAGNNHVWSAYVMITVRLCIDTINTKLVKIQKKHKN from the coding sequence ATGGCAAGAATGATTCGAGAACTATTACTAGGGAATCCAATTCTTTTGTTACTTTTAGCTTGCCTTGGATTTTTATCCACCTTGTTATTTTTTCATTTGTCATCAAAAAATCAAAAAATAGGAAGTTTTTTTAATTATTTATTTGCTTACATTTTTGTTATATTAAGCCCTGTATTAACCCAGCCTCCTTTGAATTATTTGCACCCAATAAATATCGCCAAGCAACCTTCTAAACAAGTGTTAAATTTTCTTCCTTTGTTTTTTTATCCACTCGTTTTTATTGTTTTATGGAGTAAATTATTTTTTTTTAGTAAAAACATAATTCAGATGTCATCAATTATATTTAAAAAAAATCCGACATTTTTATTATATATTTTCCTCCCGCCTCTATCAAGTGCCTGGTCTTTAGCACCTCGACCTACCCTTGAATTTGGATTGGCACTCTTCATTACAACTTTTTTGAGTATTTATATTGCTAGTCAATATAATTGGATTGAGCTGTCAAAGATACTAAGATTTAGCTATCTTTTTATTGGTCTATTTAGCTATGTTAAACAACCTCCAGGTTCAGGTGACTGGACAGGAATCACCCTATCTAAAAACGCTTTAGGAGGAATTTTAAGTATCTGTACTGCTCTATGGTTTTTGGAGTATTCTCAAGGAAATAAAGAAGCAAAGAGCCGTTATTTAGCATTGTTATTTACAGTGATTTCCTTTTTTTTGGTGAGGACTGGAAGATCGGCAGGAGCTTTAATTTCAACGATCATTATTATCGCAATTTTACTAAGTCTTAACTTTGTAAAAAAACTCAATTTTAGGTGGGCGCTTACTTGTATTGTAGTGATGATGGCACTCAATATTTGCGTCGGACTCATAGTGATAGAAAATTTAGAAGCAATTTTTACATCTCTTGAAAAAGACATGACTCTAACAGGACGTACAATTATTTGGCCTCTCATTCTTGAGGAAATTTACAAAAGTCCCTGGTTAGGATATGGGTTTGGTGGATTTTGGCAGAATTGGAGAGGAGATGATAGTCCGGGTTATGTTATTATGACAGAAAATGGTTGGTCTCCACCCAATGCTCATAATGGTTTTATAGATATATTTTTAGCCTTTGGACTTATTGGATTAACTCTATTTATATTTTCATTCATCAATAATATACTCAATGCGGTATATTATCTCATTGAAGAGAAAATTGAATTGTCTGGAGTGCCAATTATTTTCATTATGTATATTGTTTTGAATAATATTACTGAAAGCACTCTGGCAGGCAATAATCATGTTTGGTCTGCTTATGTTATGATAACTGTAAGACTATGCATAGACACTATAAACACAAAACTGGTGAAAATTCAAAAAAAACACAAAAATTAA